From Paralcaligenes sp. KSB-10:
GCGCAAGGGCAGGCGCGCGCCCATGCCCGCGTCCTGGCAGATCTGGATGGCGACCGGATCCCAGAGCGGCCCGAGCACCACGTCCTTGACATGGCGCTTCAGCAGTTCTTCAAGAATGAAGGTCGAATCGCCGGCCGCTCCGCCGCCGGGATTGTCGGCCGAGTCCGCCAGTATGGCGGGGAATACCGGGCCGGCAAGGGCCTGGTCGATGGCCGCCGAAACGCTGGGGTAAGGCGCCTGGAGGAGGTCGCGGAATTCGATAATTTCCCGGCCCAGTTGTTGGGCCAGGGCGGCGGCCTTGGCGGGGTTGTCGTCGGTATACACAATGACCTTGGTGCCCATTTCCGGCACATCGCCCCAGGGGAAGCTCTGGGCAATCGAAATGGAAATGATGCCGGGCTGTTTTTCAAGTTCGAACAGGCGGTCCACGAAGCTGCGCATGGGTTCGCGGGAGGTATGCATCATGGACGCCATCTCGCAGTCGAACACGGCGACGCTGGGCTTGATCTTGCCCTGCTGCATGGCCACGCAGCGGTCGACCAGATCCAGGCCGCGATCGAGAATGTCGGTGTGGGGGTATTCCTTGAAACAGATCAGCAGGTCGGCGCTGTCGGCCATGAGCGGCGTGAAATGGCAGTGCGGGTCGAGCTCGGCGCCTATCACCACCTCTTTGCCGACGATGGCGCGCACGCGGCTGAGAATATCGCCTTCGCAGTCGTCGTAGCCGTCGGCGACCATGGCGCCGTGCAGCCCCAGCAGCACGATATCGACTTTGCCGGCTTTTTTAAGGTCGGCCAGGATTTCATCGCGTAGGGTTTCGTAGGCGTGGCGGGTGGTCAGGCCCGCCGGCATGGCTCCGGCCGCCGTGCCTTCCACGACCTGCCAGTCGGTGCCCTTGGCGCGCAGCCGGGTTGCCCAGGTGGGGCCGGCAAAATGCATCATCTGGTCGGGATGTTGCCCGGCGGGAAAATAGCCGCGGGCATGAAAACAGTCCAGGCCGGTGGGGATGGGCGAGAAGGTATTGGTTTCGGTTGCGATCGCTGCGGTGAATATTTTCATGCTGGGCTGCCAGGTAACAGGGGAAGAGTTCAAACGACGGGGGCCGACCGGAAGCGGCGCGGCGACATGATTTCGGGGCGGATCCGTTCGGCGGCCAACGATGGGTCGAGCGCCTGGCCGAGCACCAGGTTGCTGGCCAGGAGCGAGGCGGCCACGCAGGTCTGGATGCCGTATCCGCCCTGCGCCACCAG
This genomic window contains:
- a CDS encoding M81 family metallopeptidase, whose protein sequence is MKIFTAAIATETNTFSPIPTGLDCFHARGYFPAGQHPDQMMHFAGPTWATRLRAKGTDWQVVEGTAAGAMPAGLTTRHAYETLRDEILADLKKAGKVDIVLLGLHGAMVADGYDDCEGDILSRVRAIVGKEVVIGAELDPHCHFTPLMADSADLLICFKEYPHTDILDRGLDLVDRCVAMQQGKIKPSVAVFDCEMASMMHTSREPMRSFVDRLFELEKQPGIISISIAQSFPWGDVPEMGTKVIVYTDDNPAKAAALAQQLGREIIEFRDLLQAPYPSVSAAIDQALAGPVFPAILADSADNPGGGAAGDSTFILEELLKRHVKDVVLGPLWDPVAIQICQDAGMGARLPLRIGGKTSPASGNPVDVMCMVKELKKEAIMTGLSGSPSRLGNVAVIEVEGITIVLVTARNQAIGTDLFTQFGIDLARQKLIVVKSSQHFQAEFSKVSGNIIYVDSPGSVPRDLAILKYKKVRFPKWPVRRQEH